The DNA segment GCGACTGTATTGTCGTGTTTTGCAGCAATGACACACGCGTTGCCCAAGTCGCTACGACTCTTTATCAACAAGGCGTGGCCAACAAAATTCTCTTTTCGGGTGGGTTTGGGCGCTTTACCCAAGGTGAGTTTGAACATACCGAAGCCGAGACCTTCGCTCTGATTGCGCGTTCACTTGGTGTGCCTCAAGAAGCTATTTTTATAGAAAACAAAGCAAGCAACTCCGGAGAGAACGTATTGTTGTCGGCTCAGTTACTTGCAGAGGTGCTACCAGAAGCAGATACATTTACCCTGGTGCAGAAACCCTTTATGGAACGTAGAGCTTTAGCGACGTTTGAGGCTCAATGGCCGAGAGACTACCAAAGTCTTCAAGTGACTTCACAGGCAGGTACGTTCATAGACTATTTAGACAATGACGTGTTTACATCAGACTTTGTGATCAACGCACTGTTAGAGGACTTTGAGCGTATCAAAGCTTACCCCGCACTTGGGTTCCTGACTGAACAAGAGATACCTGAGAACGTCTCTATCGCCTACCAAACTATTCTTAATATCTATCCTCGCAGCTAAGCGCAGACAAAAAAAAACCGAAGAGATGGTACTCTTCGGTTTCACTTTCGATTGATCAACTTTAGTGTAGAGCTTCTTCTTTTGAGCCAATGTACGCAAACTTAAGCTCACCTTTTTTGAGCGATACTTTCACCGTACCACCATCGACGAGAGAGCCAAACAATAACTCATTCGCCAGCGGCTTCTTAAGCTGTTCTTGAATAACACGTCCCATAGGTCGAGCACCCATCGCCTTATCATAGCCCTTGTTAGCTAACCAGTGGCGAGCATCCTCATCCACTTCCAGCGACACACCGCGAGCATCAAGCTGAACTTGCAGCTCAACAATAAATTTGTCCACCACTTGATGGATAACCTGCTCGTCTAGGCTATTGAACCAGATGATGCTGTCTAGGCGGTTGCGGAACTCAGGAGTAAACACTTTCTTGATTTCTGACATCGCATCGTGACTGTGATCCTGTTGGATCAAGCCGATCGATTTTTTTTGAGTCTCTTGTACACCAGCGTTGGTGGTCATCACTAAGATGACGTTGCGGAAGTCAGCTTTGCGACCGTTATTATCGGTCAACGTGCCATTATCCATCACTTGCAGCAACAAGTTAAAGATATCAGGGTGTGCTTTTTCAATCTCATCAAGAAGAACCACTGAGTGAGGGTGCTTAATCACAGCATCTGTCAGTAGACCACCTTGATCGTATCCAACATAGCCAGGAGGCGCACCAATCAAACGGCTCACAGAATGACGCTCACCATACTCAGACATATCAAAGCGTAGCAGCTCAATACCCATTAACTTAGCGAGCTGGACGGTCACTTCCGTTTTACCCACACCCGTTGGGCCAGCAAATAGGAAAGAGCCGACTGGTTTGTGTTCAACACCTAGTCCAGCACGTGAAAGCTTGATCGCTTCACTCAATGCACCAATTGCAGGATCTTGTCCAAACACCAGCATCTTCATCTTCTTATCGAGTGCTTGCAGCGTATCTTTGTCAGACGAAGACACTGACTTCTCAGGAATACGTGCCATCTTGGCGACCATCGATTCAATGTCAGCGACACCGACCGTTTTCTTGCGACGACTTGCAGGTGTTAGACGACTGCGGGCACCCGCTTCATCAATCACATCAATCGCTTTGTCTGGCAGATGGCGTTCATTGATATATTTCGCAGAGAGCTCAACTGCCGCTCTCAGTGCTTTGTTGGTGTAGCGAACTTCGTGGTGCTCTTCGTACTTAGGTTTCAGCCCCATCAAGATCTTAGTGGTGTCATCAAGAGAGGGTTCAACCACATCGATTTTTTGGAAACGACGTGACAGCGCACGTTCTTTCTCAAAAATGTTGCTGTATTCCTGGTACGTCGTTGAACCGATGCAGCGCAATTTACCGCTGCTTAACAACGGCTTGATTAGGTTAGCAGCATCCACTTGCCCACCAGAGGCGGCACCAGCACCGATGATGGTATGAATCTCATCGATAAACAGAATCGCGTCATCCTCTTTTTCCAGCTGTTTCAAGATCGCTTTGAAGCGCTTCTCAAAATCACCGCGGTACTTAGTACCCGCCAGCAAAGAACCGATGTCGAGTGAGTAAATGATGCTGTTTTGAATCACATCAGGCACCTGCCCTTCAACGATTCTCCAAGCAAGTCCTTCAGCAATCGCCGTTTTACCTACGCCCGCTTCACCCACAAGCAGTGGATTGTTTTTGCGACGACGGCAAAGTACCTGAATCGTGCGCTCAAGCTCTTTGTCTCGGCCAATTAATGGATCAATGTTGCCGTTACGGGCAACTTGGTTGAGGTTAGTTGCAAAATTCTCAAGTCGATCCTCTGAACTCGCTTCTTCAACGGGTTCTGCGCCCCCCATAGGGCCCGACGAAGGCTCACTGCCCGAGCTACTGCTGCCGTCTTTTGAAATGCCATGGGAAATAAAGTTGACGATATCTAAACGACTAACGTCATTCTTCTTGAGTAGGTATGCCGCTTGAGACTCTTGTTCACTGAATATCGCGACGAGTACATTAGCACCTGAGACTTCATTGCGCCCAGATGACTGAACATGGAAAACGGCGCGCTGCAGAACACGTTGGAAGCTAAGCGTAGGCTGCGTTTCACGTGAGTCGTCGTTTTCTGGAATTAGAGGAGTGGTTTGGTCGATAAAGATATCAAGTTCTTGGCGAAGCGCCTCGATATCAGCCTGACAAGCCGTTAGCGCTTCTCTCGCCGCGTTGTTATCCAACAACGCCAGTAGGAGGTGCTCCACGGTCATAAATTCATGTCTTTTATCTCGCGCACGACCAAATGCGCTATTGAGACTCGACTCTAGTTCTTTATTAAGCATAAGTACCCCCTTACGGAACATATCCTAACTAAGCTCATCCTGATGCTTGCTATAGAACCGCCTAAGAAAGTACGTTGTTGACCAGTTAGGCTTGCTCCATAGTACAAAGCAGTGGGTGTTCGTTCTCTCTTGCATACATGGTGACTTGCGCGACTTTCGTCTCTGCCACTTCAGAAGTGAACGTGCCACAAATGGCTTTGCCTTGGTAGTGAACTTGAAGCATTGTCTGGGTCGCTTTGTCTTCATCCATTGAGAAAAAGCGCGTTAAAATATCAATGACGAAGTCCATTGGAGTGTAATCATCATTGTTAAGTATTACGTTATACATCGCCGGCGGTTTAACCTTCGTCTCTTCTCGTTCCAAAAGGTCAAAATCCGGGGATACCCAATCAAAATTTCCGCTCATGTTCCTAGTTACATTGTTATTGGCTACTAATTAAATATCCTAACACCTTAGCGCCTAAAACTCATCGACATTTTTAATTGTTAAGTGTGTTTTAGTTTTGTTAGTTAATTGTTTTTAGCAGCTTCAATTTAAGACTAATCCAGCCGATGAATCGCTGCAAATAAAATCATCGCAGTTTTTTGATTTCGCAGATCGATTGCCGAAAAAAACATCACGCTGCTGAGTAGCTACTCAATGACGTTATGATTAAGTATGCCACCAGCCGCCAATACCCACTGAGCTCTGTGCTCAACAAGGCCATTGATTTCAGGAAGGTTAAACAAACGTAAATCTCAAAAATGAATCCAATTACTAATTAGTAATCAAATATAACGCTTAGATATTGACTTGGCTAAATCTTGGTCTAGATTGGGAAAGTGTGGGTAACAATTTAGCAGCAGCTAGATAAATATCACGTAACAACGTCAAGTAATAATGCATGAGGGATGTAAAGCATGGCTACAGGTACAGTTAAATGGTTCAACAACGCCAAGGGATTTGGTTTTATTTGTCCAGAGTCTGGTGAGGGAGATATCTTCGCTCACTACTCCACAATTCAGATGGATGGCTACCGCACACTGAAAGCAGGCCAAACCGTATCGTATGAAGTGGAGAAAGGTCCGAAAGGGTCACACGCAAGCACGGTCACACCTGTGGAGTTTGAGCTCGCACAAGCTGCTAAATAGTTCGACTTATTTAAATTAGCGTGTCTAACGTCAACGCGCGACTAAAGACAGGCCAAAAGATAGAAAAAGCCCCGCACTACTTAGTCAGTACGGGGCTTTCTATTTTCTTGATTAAACCTTTGTTGATTAAACCAAGTCCGTCATTAATCGATAATGCTGTTTAGCATTTGGCTTGGTCGCATCAATTTAGACGCTTGCTCATCATTGGGTGAGTAATAACCACCTAATTCACCGGCTACACCTTGTGCATTATTAAGTTCTGCCACAATCGCTTCTTCACCTTCTTGAAGTGATTTAGCAATAGGAGCAAACTCTGCTGCAAGATCGGCATCTGCTGATTGAGCTGCTAGTGCTTCTGCCCAATAACGAGCTAAGTAGTAGTGGCTACCGCGGTTATCCAGCTCACCCACCTTACGGGAAGGCGACTTGTTGTTGTCTAAGAACTCGCCTGTCGCAGCATCAAGCGCTTGCGCCAAGACTTGCGCTTTCTCGTTGCCTGTTACTGTACTCAAGTGTTCAAGCGATGCAGCGAGAGCAAGGAACTCACCCAAAGAATCCCAACGCAGGTGATTTTCTTTTTGTACCTGCTGTACGTGCTTCGGCGCAGAGCCACCAGCCCCCGTCTCAAACAAGCCACCTCCATTCATTAGCGGCACAATCGATAGCATTTTCGCTGAAGTACCAAGCTCTAGAATCGGGAACAGGTCGGTCAGATAGTCACGCAGTACATTACCTGTCACAGAGATAGTGTCCAAACCCTCTTTGATACGCTCTAAAGAGACTAAACACGCTTCCAGTGGCGCTAAGATACGAATGTCCAAACCTTCCGTATCAAAGTTTGGCAGGTACGCTTCGACTTTCTTGATCAGCTGTGCATCATGCGCACGATTTTTGTCCAGCCAGAAGACGGCTGGTGCACCCGTTGCGCGAGCACGAGTCACTGCCAGCTTCACCCAATCCTGAATTGGCGCATCTTTAACCTGACACATACGGAAGATATCGCCCTGTTCAACAGATTGAGCGAGTAGCACGCTACCATCAGCAGCAACGACTTGTACTTCACCCTCTGTTTCCATGACGAAAGTCTTGTCGTGAGAGCCATACTCTTCCGCTTTTTGTGCCATCAAGCCCACGTTTGGCACGCTGCCCATTGTCGTTGGGTCAAACGCGCCATGTTGTTTGCAGAAATCGATAACGGCTTGATAGATGCTCGCATAGCTGCGGTCAGGGATCATAGCTTTGGTGTCTTTTTGCTTACCGTCAGGCCCCCACATTTGCCCCGATGCGCGCAGCATCGCGGGCATAGACGCATCAACAATGATGTCACTTGGAACATGTAAGTTCGTAATGCCGCGATCTGAATCTACCATTGCCAACGGTGGCTGCGTCTCGTAAACCGCTTCAAGTGCTTGCTCGATTTCCGCTTTCTGATCCGCTGGTAGCTGAGCAATCTTAGCGTAGACATCACCCACACCATTGTTCACGTCTACACCTAGCTCATCGAAAAGCTGACCGTATTTATCAAACACAGACTTGTAGTACACCTTAACCGCGTGACCAAAGATCACTGGGTCAGAGACTTTCATCATGGTTGCTTTCATGTGTAAAGACAACAGAACGTCTTGCTGCTTCGCTTCTTCAATTTGCTCTTCAAAGAAACGGACGAGCGCGTTCTTGTTCATGACCGAGCAATCAATCACCTCTTTATCTTGTAGAGGGAAAGCAGCCTTAAGTGTTTTCTTGTCACCTGATGCCGCGACAAACTCAATCGACACATCTGTAGCGCCATCGATCGTGGTGGATTTTTCACTACCAAAGAAATCGCTATCGCTCATGCTTGAAACGTGAGACTTCGAGTCTGCCGACCAAGCACCCATCGAATGAGGGTTCTTCTTCGCGTAGTTCTTGACCGAAAGTGGTGCGCGACGGTCAGAGTTACCTTCACGCAGTACTGGGTTTACCGCACTACCCTTAATCTTATCGTAGGTTTCCTTGATTGCCTTTTCTTCATAAGTGCTTGGCTCTGCAGGGTAATCAGGAAGAGCATAACCTTGCGCTTGCAGCTCTTTAATTGCAGCTTGTAGCTGTGGAATTGAAGCTGAAATATTTGGCAACTTGATGATATTCGCTTCTGGCGTTTTCGCCAGTTCACCAAGTTCTGCTAGTGCATCGCCAATGCGTTGCTCTTCAGTTAGATGTTCTGGAAAGTTAGCTAGGATGCGACCCGCCAGTGAGATGTCACGAGTTTCTACATTAATACCAGAAGAAGCGGTAAAAGACTGAATGATTGGCAGGAGAGAGTATGTTGCCAACGCCGGAGCTTCATCAGTGATGGTATAGATAATTGTAGGCTTTTCTGAAGACATGAAATTTCCCTATAATTTAGCGACATCAATGGATGTATGATGCCGAGATGGTTGAAGCAGCAAGCTGATTTTCATCCCCACTCTTGCTACTCACTTATTGTTATTGCCTCAACAGATGACTTCGTGTCTTGGTACTCAACTTATCATTTGAGTACTCTGTTTTGGTGATTTGCGTATTCCAGACTACATAATTAAACAAAATGAGAGAAATAGTCTATCATCTTGCGCTCGAATACTGATTTTGGGCGTGCGAATGATAGCGCATTTTGCCTCTATTCAGAAATTCCGCATACGTTTTCGTTACATTTTTGCAAGGTAGTTAACATGCCAGCTAGAGATTCGCGCTCTTCACGTCGTCCCTCTTCATCGAAAAATTCGACACGCTTCAAACGCCCAGTGAGAAAAAATCACTCTAAGCCAAAAGCTATTTCTCCAGCAGAGCGCAAAGTCATCATCTTTAACAAGCCTTATGACACGCTGAGCCAATTTACCGATGGTGAAGGTCGAAAAACGCTAGCCGATTATATTCCAATCAAAGAAGTTTATGCGGCTGGTCGTCTCGATCGCGACAGCGAAGGGCTAATGGTACTGACGAACGACGGCATACTTCAAGCAAGGTTGACTCAACCAAAATCAAAGTCGCCAAAAACCTACTGGGTTCAAGTTGACGGCGCCCCTACTGAAGCTGATTTAGATAAGTTACGTAAAGGTGTCGAGCTTAAAGACGGCATGACTCTGCCAGCAGACGTAGAGGTGATGGCTGAGCCACCTGTATGGGACCGTAACCCTCCAGTTCGCTTCCGCGCCAACATTCCTACCACCTGGTTATCGATCACTATCATTGAAGGTCGCAATCGCCAGGTTAGGCGTATGACGGCAAATATCGGTTTTCCGACTCTGAGGTTGATTCGAGCATCTATGGCAGGGATTGAGCTTGGTGGGTTGCAGCCTGGAGAGTGGAAGGAGATTGAACTTTAGAGGTTCAGGTTGAAGGTTGAAGGTTGAAGGTTGAAGGTTAAAGGTTAAAGCAGACTACCGTGACTAATACATCCGGTAAAAAAGAAAGAGCCGTTTTACTCTACTTCTGGTAAGAACGGCTCTCTGGGTGCTTTGCGTAATCTTGGATTAGATAGCGATGAACTTGGTTTCTACGGCTGGGTTTACGTCAGCTTCATAGTCAACACCTTCAACACCAAAGCCGAATAGTTTCAGGAACTCATCTTTGTATTGAACGTAGTCTGTAAGTTCTTTCAGGTTCTCTGAAGTCACTTGTGGCCAAAGGTCACGACAGTGTTGCTGGATGTCTTCACGAAGCTCCCAGTCATCAAGGCGCAGACGGTTTTTCTCATCCACTTCTGGTGCCGAGCCATCTTCTTTATATAGACGCTGGCTAAACATGCGGTAGATTTGCTCCATACAACCTTCGTGTACGCCCTCTTCACGCATTTTTTTGAATACCATCGCGATGTACAAAGGCATAACTGGAATCGCAGAACTTGCTTGCGTAACGACCGACTTCAATACGGCTACGTTTGCAGTGCCGCCTGTTTCGCCCAGCTTTTCACCCAATGCTGACGCCGCACGATCAAGGTCCATCTTCGCTTGACCTAATGCACCATCCCAGTAGATCGGCCATGTCAGCTCGGTACCGATGTAGCTATACGCCACGGTCTTGCAACCGTCAGCAAGAACACCAGCGTCTGAAAGTGCATTAATCCACAACTCCCAATCTTGACCGCCCATTACCGTCACTGTATCTGCGATCTCTTCTTCTGTTGCAGGCTCTACGCTCGCTTCGATGATCACATCTTTATTGGTGTCTACCGCCGTTGCTGTGTAAGTTTCACCGATTGGCTTAAGCGCCGAACGAATCAACTCACCCGTTTCCGGCATCTTACGCACTGGAGACGCCAACGAGTAAACCACCATATCCACCTGACCCAAGTCTTCTTTGATCAGATCAATCGTTTTCTGTTTTGCTTCATTTGAGAACGCGTCGCCATTCAAGCTTTTCGAGTAAAGACCCGCTTCATTAGCTAGCTTGTCAAATGCCGCGGCATTGTAGAAGCCAGCCGTGCCTGGCTTACGCTCTGTGCCTTCTTTTTCAAAGAAAACACCGATAGTTGATGCGTCACCGCCGAAGGCAGCTGCGATACGAGAAGAGAGACCGTAGCCACTTGAAGAGCCGATAACCAGTACACGCTTTGGTGCGTTAGCAATTTTGCCTTGTGCTTGTGTGTAAGCAATTTGTTCTTTTACATTTGCTTCGCAGCCAACTGGGTGCGTTGTTGTACAAATAAATCCACGAATTCGAGGTTTGATGATCATATTCAACTTCCTTTATCAGTTGGCAGTAGGATAAAAGGTTCACACTAAAATCGCATCTAGTTTGTGTAAATTTCCACGAAATTTGCAAGTGGTTGGATGACTTTCACACCAAAGTTTGAGCCTGCCGCAACATTGTTGTCTGCTAAAAGCCAACAATTGGTGACATTCCACACAAAAAAAGCGACCACGCCCGGCAAAGAGAGTGGTCGAAAACAGGATAGAAGATGAAAACAGAGTTTGGCAGCCAAGTCTGTACATTTCGTCGACGTTCACTGCCAGGTAATGAAAAGTAATACCTAAAACATTCTAAGCGGCACTGTTAAGCTCCGAAGACTTTTTATCCTCACCGCCTCCCAATGTATCTTGAGTTCTGACCTCAGCAAAATCATGACTGAAGTGATCAACCTGAATCGCATGGTAGCGAAGTTTATCTGCCGCTAGGACTTGCTCCACTTCCTCCTGCGTCAGTACATCCGCTTGCAATGCCTGCTCTAAACGATCTTGCAGCATGCCTTTTTTATCCACCTTGCCCTCTTTTACCGCTTTAAAGATTTTGCGTTCGATACCTTTGATGTCATACATGGCAACAAATGCACGTTCCATCAAACCAACACTGTCATCTTCGCTTTGACCGATATAACACAGTTTGGTTAGGCGCTCACGATGTGCCCCTGGAGTCATCATGCTTTGAGCGATCTCTACAGTCAGATCATCGCTTGGCTGTTTGAAATGATTACCCAGTGGGAAAACGATCCCTTTCAACAACCCGCCCACACCCACAACCGGATAGTTACGGAATGCATCAGATAACGCTTTTGCCGCATTGTAGAAACAGTGTTGCACCGCGTAGTGAACGTAGTTTAAGTCCTGCTGCTGACGTCCCTCATCTTCATACTTTTTCAAAGCAGATGACGCTAGATATAGATAGCTCAGCACATCGCCCAAACGAGCAGAAATCATCTCTTTACGTTTAAGGTCACCACCGAGCGTCAGCATGGCAAAATCTGCACTTACCGCTAAAGCTCTGCTCAGGCGCGTCAACTCTTGATAGTAGCGTTTTGTCGGACCCGGCATTGGAGCATTAACAAAACGAGATCCCGTCAAGGCCGCGCCAAATACGCCAAAGGTGTTCTTGGTTGCATGGCGAATATGCTTAAACAATAGATCGTCAAACTGCTGGGCTGCCTCTTTCTCATCGGGATTTGCTGCAGCCTCCATCTCTTTGAGAACATAAGGGTGACAACGTGTGGCACCTTGACCAAAAATCATTAGGTTTCGAGTAAGGATGTTTGCCCCTTCAACCGTGATGGCGACTGGCACACCAAGGTATGCTGACGTGAGATAGTTCATTGGGCCCGCCTGAATCGCACGTCCTGAGTGAATGTCCATCGAATCATTCAAAATGGTTCGCGCCATCTCAGTCATATGATATTTAGCAATCGCTGTGATAATGCCCGGCTTCTCTTTCAGATCAAGCGCCGTGGTGGTCATGGTTCTTGACGCCTCAAGTAGATAGGTTAATCCACCTATTCGGCCAAGTGCCTCTGCGACACCTTCAAACTTACCAATAGACATGCCAAACTGCTTGCGAACATAAGCGTAGGCACCCGTTGTTCTAGAAGTCAGGTGACCAATTGCCGTACCCAATGCTGGCAATGAAATACCTCGCCCCGCTGACAGACATTCCACCAACATACGCCAACCTTTGCCTGCATAGTCCTGACCACCGATCAACCAGTCCATCGGGATAAACACATCTTTGCCCCGTGTAGGGCCATTCATAAATGCAAGGCCGATTGGGTCATGGCGTTCACCAATCTCCACTCCGGTGTGGTCGGCTGGAATCAGAGCACAGGTAATCCCCAGATCCTGCTTATCTCCGAGTAGGCCCTCTGGGTCATACATTTTGAAAGCCAGACCAAGTACGGTAGCGACAGGTGCGAGCGTGATATAGCGTTTATTCCAGTTAAGACGCAAACCGAGCACTTGCTCTCCCTCATGCTCACCGTAACAGACGACACCAGTATCAGGGATACCGCCAGCGTCGGACCCTGCTTCCGGGCCAGTCAATGCAAAGCAAGGGATATCCGTACCGTTAGCAAGTCGTGGCAGCCAGTAGTCTTTCTGCTCTTGAGTTCCGTAGTGAGACAGCAGCTCTCCTGGGCCTAATGAGTTGGGCACCATAACCGTCACGGCTGCGCTGATACTGCGAGTGGCCAAACGGCTTACGATAGTTGAGTTAGCAAGGGCCGAGAACTCTCTACCTCCATACTCTTTGGAAATGATCAGTGAGAAAAATCGCTCTTTTCGCATGTACTCCCACACCTGTGGTGGCAAATTACGGTCTTTAGAGACGATTTCGTAATCATCCAGCATACCGAGCAAGGTTTCCAGCTCGTTGTCCATGAAGGACTGTTCTTCCGCACTCAGTGCTGGCGCTGGGTATTGGTGCAATTTAGTGAAGTCTGGTTGACCAGAAAACAGTTCACCATCCCACCAAACACTACCCGCTTCCATCGCTTCTTTTTCGGTGCTAGAAAGCGGTGGGAGCACCTTTTTGAACATTTTAAATGCGGGATCACTGATCCACTTTTTACGTAGAGAGCTCATGGTTTAATCCTTTTATTCACGTGCTGTATATCGTTTTATTGTTATTTTGCGTCAATAAGATCAACGGACATCCCTGCAGCTAAGAAAGGAATCAATTGATCCACCACAGATTTGGGATCTGCTGCTTGGTCGAAATCGTTGTTCGCGATCTCGGTTAATGCTTGACTCGATGCCATGGTGAAGACACAGGTACCGAGCGTAAAATGCAAACGCCAAAACAGAACATCGGGGGTTAGCTTAGGGTTTGCTTGCATAATCGATTGAGTGAAGAGAGACAGGCTGTTTTGGTAACGCGTTGTGATAAACCAACGCAAATGCCCTTGCACGTCGGTGTAGCCACGGCCTATCAAGGACATAAAGCGTGCGGTCCCGTTAGGTCGAACCTCATTGAGTGAGCGCAAAGGCGCGCGAAGCGCTTCAAAAACATCCGCCATTGCGTAACTCTTATTGAGATTAAGTGTAATCAATGCGTCTTCGACCGCCGGCATGAATGCTTCCAAATAACGGTCTAATACCGCTCGAACCAGCGTCTTTTTATCTCCAAAGTGATAATTGACCGAAGCTAGGTTCACTCCCGCTTTGCTTGTGATCGTTCGTAGCGAAGTATCGTTAAAACCATGCTCTGCAAATAGCGCTTCTGCAACATCCAAAATTTTGTCTTTCGTAGAATTTCTTGACGTCATTTCAATCGACCGTATTAAACACCTGTTTGAAATATACCCCCACAACATCAGATTAACAAGTAATTAACATCACACTTTGGCAGATTCTCGGTTGGTTATGTGTTAACGAGTTGATATATCAGCAGCAAATAAAAATTTCAGTTTTTATGGAACTCTTTACTTTAAAGTCGGTCTACATACATGTAGCGAACAGATAACACCGAGTTTCACTGGCCGTCGAAATATTTTTTCATCTGTCCGCTACTAATGAAGCTGCTTTTTCTTATTTAACTCCTGTAATATTGATACGCCCAGACCTCTATGGCCTGGGCGCTTTTTTTGTTTGCGATAACGTTCGTCGCCACAAAAAGAAAAACGGCAGAGAACAAAGTCCTCTGCCGCCACTAGCCATCAGTGAGTCACCCAATAAAGGGGCCCTGACGTTATTAGTTTAATACTGTATATCCACGATTTGTCATGCAGTTGCGCATTACCGTTTGCTGGTCAGCTTCATAGTTATCTTGATTTTCACGACGATCGCGACTGCCACCTAGAACACCTGCAGCAACGCCAACACCCGCGCCTACTTTCGCACCAGATGAGCCTGAACCACCGGCAATTGCACTACCTGCTGCACCAAGTGCTGCACCTTTCACTGCGCCGCCAACTGCACCACGTGAACGTGTCTCTTTCTGTACTTGTCCAGCCAGTTCTTCACATTGGTGTAGATCGTAGATGTAATCTTTTTCATCAACACCGTTCTTGTCGATGATTAGATTGGCGTGTGCGCCAGCAGCCAAACTGGTCAAAGTGATAAATAATGTCAGGCGTTTCATAAAAACTCCGGAAGTTGAGACTGATTTAACCTTGTTGTTTCCACAAAGACTAACCGCATTCCTCTCAACTCACCTAGGAATAGTAACTATTCCATATGGAATAATACTTAA comes from the Vibrio astriarenae genome and includes:
- a CDS encoding YdcF family protein, with protein sequence MRLFQAIDTLWDYMQLHHQVQKSDCIVVFCSNDTRVAQVATTLYQQGVANKILFSGGFGRFTQGEFEHTEAETFALIARSLGVPQEAIFIENKASNSGENVLLSAQLLAEVLPEADTFTLVQKPFMERRALATFEAQWPRDYQSLQVTSQAGTFIDYLDNDVFTSDFVINALLEDFERIKAYPALGFLTEQEIPENVSIAYQTILNIYPRS
- the clpA gene encoding ATP-dependent Clp protease ATP-binding subunit ClpA, with amino-acid sequence MLNKELESSLNSAFGRARDKRHEFMTVEHLLLALLDNNAAREALTACQADIEALRQELDIFIDQTTPLIPENDDSRETQPTLSFQRVLQRAVFHVQSSGRNEVSGANVLVAIFSEQESQAAYLLKKNDVSRLDIVNFISHGISKDGSSSSGSEPSSGPMGGAEPVEEASSEDRLENFATNLNQVARNGNIDPLIGRDKELERTIQVLCRRRKNNPLLVGEAGVGKTAIAEGLAWRIVEGQVPDVIQNSIIYSLDIGSLLAGTKYRGDFEKRFKAILKQLEKEDDAILFIDEIHTIIGAGAASGGQVDAANLIKPLLSSGKLRCIGSTTYQEYSNIFEKERALSRRFQKIDVVEPSLDDTTKILMGLKPKYEEHHEVRYTNKALRAAVELSAKYINERHLPDKAIDVIDEAGARSRLTPASRRKKTVGVADIESMVAKMARIPEKSVSSSDKDTLQALDKKMKMLVFGQDPAIGALSEAIKLSRAGLGVEHKPVGSFLFAGPTGVGKTEVTVQLAKLMGIELLRFDMSEYGERHSVSRLIGAPPGYVGYDQGGLLTDAVIKHPHSVVLLDEIEKAHPDIFNLLLQVMDNGTLTDNNGRKADFRNVILVMTTNAGVQETQKKSIGLIQQDHSHDAMSEIKKVFTPEFRNRLDSIIWFNSLDEQVIHQVVDKFIVELQVQLDARGVSLEVDEDARHWLANKGYDKAMGARPMGRVIQEQLKKPLANELLFGSLVDGGTVKVSLKKGELKFAYIGSKEEALH
- the clpS gene encoding ATP-dependent Clp protease adapter ClpS, which translates into the protein MSGNFDWVSPDFDLLEREETKVKPPAMYNVILNNDDYTPMDFVIDILTRFFSMDEDKATQTMLQVHYQGKAICGTFTSEVAETKVAQVTMYARENEHPLLCTMEQA
- the cspD gene encoding cold shock domain-containing protein CspD, with translation MATGTVKWFNNAKGFGFICPESGEGDIFAHYSTIQMDGYRTLKAGQTVSYEVEKGPKGSHASTVTPVEFELAQAAK
- a CDS encoding NADP-dependent isocitrate dehydrogenase; amino-acid sequence: MSSEKPTIIYTITDEAPALATYSLLPIIQSFTASSGINVETRDISLAGRILANFPEHLTEEQRIGDALAELGELAKTPEANIIKLPNISASIPQLQAAIKELQAQGYALPDYPAEPSTYEEKAIKETYDKIKGSAVNPVLREGNSDRRAPLSVKNYAKKNPHSMGAWSADSKSHVSSMSDSDFFGSEKSTTIDGATDVSIEFVAASGDKKTLKAAFPLQDKEVIDCSVMNKNALVRFFEEQIEEAKQQDVLLSLHMKATMMKVSDPVIFGHAVKVYYKSVFDKYGQLFDELGVDVNNGVGDVYAKIAQLPADQKAEIEQALEAVYETQPPLAMVDSDRGITNLHVPSDIIVDASMPAMLRASGQMWGPDGKQKDTKAMIPDRSYASIYQAVIDFCKQHGAFDPTTMGSVPNVGLMAQKAEEYGSHDKTFVMETEGEVQVVAADGSVLLAQSVEQGDIFRMCQVKDAPIQDWVKLAVTRARATGAPAVFWLDKNRAHDAQLIKKVEAYLPNFDTEGLDIRILAPLEACLVSLERIKEGLDTISVTGNVLRDYLTDLFPILELGTSAKMLSIVPLMNGGGLFETGAGGSAPKHVQQVQKENHLRWDSLGEFLALAASLEHLSTVTGNEKAQVLAQALDAATGEFLDNNKSPSRKVGELDNRGSHYYLARYWAEALAAQSADADLAAEFAPIAKSLQEGEEAIVAELNNAQGVAGELGGYYSPNDEQASKLMRPSQMLNSIID
- a CDS encoding pseudouridine synthase — translated: MPARDSRSSRRPSSSKNSTRFKRPVRKNHSKPKAISPAERKVIIFNKPYDTLSQFTDGEGRKTLADYIPIKEVYAAGRLDRDSEGLMVLTNDGILQARLTQPKSKSPKTYWVQVDGAPTEADLDKLRKGVELKDGMTLPADVEVMAEPPVWDRNPPVRFRANIPTTWLSITIIEGRNRQVRRMTANIGFPTLRLIRASMAGIELGGLQPGEWKEIEL
- the fabV gene encoding enoyl-ACP reductase FabV, with amino-acid sequence MIIKPRIRGFICTTTHPVGCEANVKEQIAYTQAQGKIANAPKRVLVIGSSSGYGLSSRIAAAFGGDASTIGVFFEKEGTERKPGTAGFYNAAAFDKLANEAGLYSKSLNGDAFSNEAKQKTIDLIKEDLGQVDMVVYSLASPVRKMPETGELIRSALKPIGETYTATAVDTNKDVIIEASVEPATEEEIADTVTVMGGQDWELWINALSDAGVLADGCKTVAYSYIGTELTWPIYWDGALGQAKMDLDRAASALGEKLGETGGTANVAVLKSVVTQASSAIPVMPLYIAMVFKKMREEGVHEGCMEQIYRMFSQRLYKEDGSAPEVDEKNRLRLDDWELREDIQQHCRDLWPQVTSENLKELTDYVQYKDEFLKLFGFGVEGVDYEADVNPAVETKFIAI